The Pecten maximus chromosome 14, xPecMax1.1, whole genome shotgun sequence genome includes a region encoding these proteins:
- the LOC117342805 gene encoding mucin-1-like yields the protein MRFGIAILLQALPLLVLGRFSNFDAVPAPQHEPVRLMDAIAEDGSVVYSDEASRLTSVKDNNFKACFITDLDPEWNLDINEKQELVDTHEPEIVRSPLQYENLKIRTGDMIAMMCKKSKIYWLTETHSQPLQSARSADSDSPGLPPRVYHPIVPSHSGVPHHAPSHMGVPQHAPAPQHVPGHMGAPQHVPAHMGAPHHVPGHMGVPHHAPAHMGIPQKVPGHMAPVQQQRPQHVPGHAAFHAPDRVPVAAPHHDAEHIPQPGRFHAPAAPFHQPQGMLVPRHLPFIRPLPPAADPAKVPGKRHHSQSDQDRPMAIPERLSMARPELKNRQ from the exons ATGCGATTCGGAATAGCTATACTTTTGCAAGCATTACCCTTG CTCGTACTCGGCCGCTTCTCCAACTTTGACGCTGTGCCTGCCCCTCAACATGAGCCCGTACGGTTAATGGACGCTATCGCAGAGGATGGAAGTGTTGTTTACAGCGACGAAGCCTCG AGATTAACCAGTGTTAAAGACAACAACTTCAAAGCTTGTTTCATCACCGATTTGGATCCGGAATGGAATTTGGATATAAACGAGAAGCAGGAGCTTGTGGATACCCAT gaACCCGAAATAGTGAGAAGTCCTCTTCAGTATGAAAACCTGAAGATACGAACTGGTGACATGATTGCTATGATGTGCAAAAAATCCAAGATATATTGGTTGACGGAGACCCACTCCCAGCCCCTACAATCCGCCAGGTCGGCTGATAGTGATAGCCCTGGTTTGCCTCCACGGGTATATCACCCTATCGTGCCATCTCACTCTGGAGTCCCCCATCATGCACCTAGCCATATGGGTGTTCCCCAACACGCTCCAGCCCCTCAGCATGTTCCAGGTCATATGGGAGCCCCTCAGCATGTCCCGGCTCATATGGGAGCCCCTCATCATGTTCCAGGTCATATGGGAGTCCCTCATCATGCCCCGGCTCATATGGGTATCCCTCAAAAAGTCCCGGGTCATATGGCACCGGTTCAGCAACAGCGGCCACAGCATGTACCAGGACACGCGGCGTTTCATGCTCCTGATCGTGTTCCAGTAGCTGCACCACACCACGACGCTGAACATATTCCTCAGCCTGGCAGGTTTCACGCACCTGCAGCGCCATTCCACCAGCCACAGGGTATGCTTGTTCCAAGGCACCTTCCCTTCATCAGGCCACTTCCACCCGCTGCTGACCCAGCCAAAGTCCCGGGCAAACGTCACCACTCACAGAGTGACCAAGATCGGCCAATGGCTATCCCGGAGAGGCTGAGTATGGCTCGGCCTGAGTTAAAGAATCGTCAGTAA